Proteins from a genomic interval of Trichoderma breve strain T069 chromosome 2, whole genome shotgun sequence:
- a CDS encoding NDT80 / phoG like DNA-binding family domain-containing protein, with protein MAAFNSMPAMPAAPTAPNDAMGMNHGPPPPMGMDSFDPELNFHESLLDGSALAPLPFTPSYEFDNFVTTFEDPFSYSSRPFEPITNQDAANDEASPQELDNKLLGFSDPIMHATIVDEAGAFADLNMTAELYGMFFVAEDVFGGENTGRPLELTCYRRNLWQCSGQITLPRAVNNVIDEQGRQTAITELYASITGLESIEGKAAEIITIPWKGANPQLEEAKIASAPPNLTLDLSIGREIDANRVSLPVSWKRLQFKHATANNGRRKGLQQHYVVQINLLGKTKSGEIIKIAEVQSGPVIVRGRSPRNFDSRKDVHLTSDKKLERRNTNSTDNPTPKAERDNLLASLPRYPSSNGNEWTTPQAAPQPSQSPHPAKRMALSPTVSLPPVPAWTTENPTGKGPPPNHRNSFSRPPNPTVPITLSLSEDEKSPNRSSAELQSPQLSKAYPANGQNASNSPAEEADPLYEYFPLSVDDWMPPVDAVYRPHIVHHTIAPPEFKAQQIGRKVKRYFTAD; from the exons CTCTACT CGACGGCAGCGCGCTGGCACCTCTACCGTTTACGCCTTCGTACGAGTTCGACAACTTCGTCACCACCTTTGAAGATCCCTTTTCTTATTCGTCTCGCCCGTTCGagcccatcaccaaccagGATGCCGCGAATGACGAGGCATCTCCCCAGGAGCTGGACAACAAGCTTCTGGGCTTCTCTGACCCGATCATGCATGCGACCATAGTGGATGAGGCGGGAGCGTTTGCCGATCTGAACATGACGGCGGAGCTATACGGCATGTTCTTCGTTGCCGAGGATGTGTTTGGCGGGGAGAATACAGGCCGTCCGCTGGAGTTGACGTGCTATCGTCGGAACCTGTGGCAATGCTCAGGGCAAATTACCTTGCCTCGAGCCGTGAACAACGTTATAGATGAGCAGGGGCGCCAGACAGCCATTACGGAGCTATATGCGTCCATCACGGGCTTAGAATCGATTGAGGGGAAAGCCGCTGAAATCATCACAATACCGTGGAAAGGCGCAAATCCTCAATtagaagaggccaagatcgCGTCCGCTCCTCCCAATTTGACTCTTGATCTAAGCATTGGCCGAGAGATTGATGCCAACAGAGTCTCTCTGCCCGTCTCCTGGAAGAGACTGCAGTTCAAGCACGCCACCGCTAACAACGGCCGGCGGAAGGGATTGCAGCAGCATTATGTAGTCCAGATCAATTTGCTGGGCAAGACGAAGTCGGGAGAGATTATCAAAATCGCCGAGGTTCAATCCGGCCCGGTCATTGTTCGAGGGCGAAGCCCGCGGAACTTTGACAGTAGAAAGGACGTGCACCTCACCAGTGACAAGAAGCTAGAGAGGAGAAACACAAACAGCACGGACAATCCCACTCCCAAGGCGGAGAGAGACAATTTGCTGGCTTCCCTGCCAAGATACCCATCT TCGAATGGAAATGAATGGACTACTCCTCAGGCTGCACCACAGCCCAGCCAGAGTCCGCACCCAGCGAAGCGCATGGCTCTATCTCCTACAGTCTCGCTTCCACCGGTCCCGGCATGGACGACAGAAAACCCCACGGGCAAAGGCCCTCCACCGAACCATCGAAATTCCTTCTCACGGCCGCCCAATCCCACGGTCCCCATCACCCTTTCACTATCAGAGGACGAAAAGAGCCCCAACAGATCAAGTGCTGAGCTGCAGAGCCCACAGCTATCCAAAGCCTACCCAGCGAATGGCCAAAACGCCAGCAACAGCCCGGCTGAGGAAGCAGATCCTCTCTACGAATACTTTCCTCTTAGTGTTGATGACTG GATGCCACCAGTCGATGCTGTATATAGGCCGCACATAGTCCACCACACCATTGCGCCGCCAGAATTCAAGGCTCAGCAGATAGGCCGAAAGGTCAAGCGCTACTTCACCGCCGATTAG